One segment of Methanolinea mesophila DNA contains the following:
- a CDS encoding CxxC-x17-CxxC domain-containing protein, with amino-acid sequence MYKSNFNSGGPRNYGPREMTKVVCSDCGKECEVPFKPTEGRPVYCQECLPKHRRPRF; translated from the coding sequence ATGTATAAATCAAATTTTAACAGTGGCGGCCCTAGAAATTACGGCCCCCGCGAGATGACCAAAGTAGTCTGTTCAGACTGCGGTAAAGAGTGCGAAGTACCGTTCAAGCCGACCGAGGGAAGACCTGTCTATTGCCAGGAGTGCCTCCCGAAGCACCGGCGCCCCCGGTTCTAA